A DNA window from Mycolicibacter hiberniae contains the following coding sequences:
- the dapF gene encoding diaminopimelate epimerase translates to MLFAKGHGTQNDFVLLPDLEAAVQLTPAAVAALCDRRRGLGADGLLRVTTAGAALQAGVLDRLPEAVAPADWFMDYRNADGSVAEMCGNGVRVFAHYLRAAGLETRDEFVVASLAGPRPVVVHHADDVHADVTVDMGKPNLLGSTGPAFEAVVGGKLFAGLGVDMGNPHLACVDPELSAATLAALDVAAPVSFDTTAFPNGVNVEIVTAPRDGAVRMRVHERGVGETRSCGTGTVAAAVAALAYTGSSTGTLCVEIPGGRVSVTVTEAGSYLRGPSELVARGEIAPRWWAAQ, encoded by the coding sequence ATGCTTTTCGCCAAGGGGCACGGCACCCAGAACGACTTCGTGTTGCTGCCGGACCTGGAGGCGGCGGTGCAGTTGACCCCCGCCGCGGTGGCCGCCCTGTGCGACCGCCGTCGCGGCCTGGGGGCCGACGGCCTGCTGCGGGTCACCACCGCAGGTGCAGCGCTGCAGGCAGGTGTGCTCGACCGCCTTCCCGAAGCGGTGGCGCCCGCGGACTGGTTCATGGACTACCGCAACGCCGACGGTTCGGTTGCCGAGATGTGCGGCAACGGAGTCCGGGTCTTCGCGCACTATCTGCGGGCTGCCGGCCTGGAAACCCGCGATGAGTTCGTGGTCGCCTCCCTGGCGGGGCCGCGGCCGGTGGTCGTCCACCACGCCGACGACGTGCACGCCGACGTCACCGTGGACATGGGCAAGCCGAACCTGCTCGGAAGCACCGGCCCGGCATTCGAGGCGGTGGTCGGCGGCAAGCTGTTCGCCGGCCTGGGCGTCGATATGGGAAACCCGCATCTGGCCTGCGTGGATCCGGAGCTGTCCGCGGCAACGCTGGCTGCCCTCGACGTGGCAGCCCCGGTGTCGTTCGACACCACGGCGTTCCCGAACGGGGTGAATGTGGAGATCGTGACCGCGCCGCGCGACGGAGCGGTACGGATGCGGGTGCATGAGCGCGGCGTCGGTGAGACCCGCTCGTGCGGCACCGGCACGGTGGCTGCCGCGGTGGCGGCCCTGGCCTATACCGGCTCGTCGACGGGCACGCTGTGCGTTGAGATCCCGGGCGGGCGGGTCAGCGTCACCGTCACCGAGGCCGGCAGCTACCTGCGTGGGCCGTCGGAACTGGTGGCCCGGGGCGAGATCGCGCCCCGGTGGTGGGCGGCCCAGTGA
- the miaA gene encoding tRNA (adenosine(37)-N6)-dimethylallyltransferase MiaA, whose protein sequence is MRPIVIVGPTGTGKSQLALELAARLGGEIVNADAMQLYRGMDIGTAKLLPHERGGIAHHQLDVLDVTQTATVARYQQAATADVAAIMARGAVPIIVGGSMLYLQALLDDWCFPATDPVVRARYEARLAEVGVAALHAELAGVDPVAAASILATDGRRIVRALEVVELTGQPFAASAPAIGTPRWNAVILGLDCDTTVLDERLATRTDSMFAHGLVAEVQGLLEAGLREGVTAARALGYAQVIADLQAGGDGTGAAEPTFIGTRRYVRRQRSWFRRDHRIQWLDAAAGGLLDAALRAVRHVS, encoded by the coding sequence GTGAGGCCGATCGTCATCGTCGGACCCACCGGCACCGGAAAATCACAACTGGCATTGGAGCTGGCGGCGCGGCTGGGCGGTGAGATCGTCAACGCCGACGCCATGCAGCTCTACCGGGGCATGGACATCGGCACCGCCAAGCTGTTGCCGCACGAGCGCGGCGGCATCGCGCACCACCAACTCGACGTGCTCGACGTCACCCAGACCGCGACGGTGGCCCGCTACCAGCAGGCCGCCACGGCCGACGTGGCGGCAATCATGGCCCGCGGCGCGGTCCCGATCATCGTCGGTGGGTCGATGCTCTATCTGCAGGCCCTGCTCGACGACTGGTGTTTCCCGGCCACCGATCCGGTGGTACGTGCCCGCTACGAGGCGCGGTTGGCAGAAGTCGGGGTCGCCGCCCTGCACGCCGAACTGGCCGGCGTCGATCCGGTCGCCGCCGCATCGATCCTGGCGACCGACGGCAGGAGGATCGTGCGGGCACTGGAAGTCGTGGAGCTGACCGGCCAGCCCTTCGCCGCTTCGGCGCCCGCCATCGGGACTCCGCGCTGGAATGCCGTGATACTCGGCTTGGATTGCGACACAACTGTTCTCGATGAACGGTTGGCCACCCGGACCGACTCGATGTTCGCCCACGGCCTGGTGGCCGAAGTCCAGGGCCTACTGGAGGCGGGGCTGCGCGAGGGAGTCACAGCCGCCAGGGCCCTGGGATACGCCCAGGTGATCGCCGACCTTCAGGCCGGCGGCGACGGCACCGGCGCCGCCGAACCGACGTTCATCGGCACCCGCCGCTATGTGCGCCGGCAGCGATCCTGGTTTCGGCGCGATCACCGCATCCAGTGGCTCGACGCCGCCGCCGGCGGCCTGCTCGACGCGGCGTTGCGCGCGGTGCGGCACGTATCCTGA
- the hflX gene encoding GTPase HflX: MTYPDARTQPSTGELNLDDRAALRRVAGLSTELADISEVEYRQLRLERVVLVGVWTEGTAAEADASMVELAALAETAGSEVLEGLIQRRERPDPATYIGSGKAHELRELVLATGADTVICDGELSPAQLTALEKAVKVKVIDRTALILDIFAQHATSAEGKAQVALAQMQYMLPRLRGWGESMSRQAGGRAGGSGGGVGLRGPGETKIETDRRRIRERMSKLRREIRAMKQVRDTQRSRRRHSDVPSVAIVGYTNAGKSSLLNALTGAGVLVQDALFATLEPTSRRGQFDDDRPFVLTDTVGFVRHLPTQLVEAFRSTLEEVADADLLVHVVDGSDAAPLAQISAVRQVISEVIAERHSGRSDQRAPELLVVNKIDAAGDLALAQLRRALPDAVFVSAHTGDGIDALRQRMGQLVAPVDTAVDVVIPYGRGDLVARVHEQGRVQHAEHGEGGTRIRARVPLALAASLREFAAL, from the coding sequence GTGACCTATCCCGACGCGAGGACGCAGCCCAGCACCGGTGAGCTCAACCTCGACGACCGCGCTGCATTGCGCCGGGTCGCCGGGCTGTCCACCGAACTCGCCGACATCTCCGAGGTCGAATACCGCCAGCTGCGCCTGGAGCGGGTGGTGCTCGTGGGAGTGTGGACCGAGGGCACCGCAGCCGAGGCCGACGCCAGCATGGTGGAACTGGCCGCCCTGGCCGAGACCGCCGGTTCTGAGGTGCTCGAGGGCCTGATCCAGCGCCGGGAACGGCCTGATCCGGCCACCTACATCGGCTCGGGCAAGGCCCATGAACTGCGGGAGCTGGTGCTGGCCACCGGGGCCGACACGGTGATCTGCGACGGTGAACTGTCGCCGGCGCAACTGACCGCGCTGGAAAAAGCGGTCAAGGTCAAGGTGATCGACCGCACCGCGTTGATCCTCGACATCTTCGCTCAGCACGCCACCAGTGCCGAGGGCAAGGCGCAGGTGGCGCTGGCGCAGATGCAATACATGCTGCCGCGGCTGCGCGGCTGGGGCGAGTCGATGTCACGGCAGGCCGGCGGACGGGCCGGCGGCAGCGGCGGCGGAGTGGGCCTGCGTGGCCCCGGTGAGACCAAGATCGAGACCGACCGGCGGCGGATCCGGGAACGGATGTCGAAGTTGCGCCGCGAGATCCGGGCCATGAAGCAGGTACGCGACACGCAGCGCAGCCGGCGCCGGCACAGTGACGTCCCCTCGGTGGCGATCGTCGGCTATACCAACGCCGGTAAGTCGAGCCTTCTCAACGCATTGACCGGTGCCGGGGTGCTGGTTCAGGATGCGTTGTTCGCCACACTGGAACCGACCAGCCGTCGTGGCCAATTCGACGATGACCGCCCCTTTGTGCTCACCGACACAGTCGGCTTTGTGCGCCACCTGCCCACCCAGCTGGTGGAGGCGTTCCGCTCCACGCTCGAGGAAGTCGCCGACGCCGACCTGCTCGTCCACGTGGTCGACGGATCGGATGCAGCCCCATTGGCGCAGATCAGCGCGGTGCGCCAGGTGATCTCCGAAGTCATCGCCGAACGTCATTCGGGCCGCAGCGACCAGCGCGCCCCGGAGCTGCTGGTGGTCAACAAGATTGACGCCGCGGGCGATTTGGCGTTGGCCCAGCTGCGCCGTGCCCTGCCCGACGCGGTGTTCGTTTCGGCACACACCGGAGACGGCATCGACGCGTTGCGGCAGCGAATGGGGCAGCTGGTGGCGCCCGTCGACACCGCTGTAGATGTCGTGATCCCTTATGGCCGTGGTGATTTGGTAGCCAGGGTGCATGAACAGGGCCGGGTTCAGCACGCCGAACACGGCGAGGGCGGCACCCGGATCCGTGCGCGGGTCCCCTTGGCGCTGGCGGCCAGTCTGCGGGAATTCGCCGCCCTTTAG
- a CDS encoding class III extradiol ring-cleavage dioxygenase family protein, with protein MLGPIAIMPSAPVLVPELAGAAAEAAELRNAVLGAAALLPHRWVALGAGPDGVFGPDSAGSFGGFGADVTVRLSPNARQAADLPLCALLAGWVRGQVCPDAEVVVYSSADPGAAWTAGARLRAELDQLAEPTGVLVLADGAATLTPAAPGGYHPEHREDQRALEEALIGGDVAALAGLPAQIVGRAGFAALAGLAGAAPRAVKQLYCDAPYGVGYFVGVWQP; from the coding sequence GCTGGGACCGATAGCGATCATGCCGTCGGCGCCGGTGCTGGTGCCCGAACTGGCCGGCGCCGCCGCCGAAGCCGCCGAGTTGCGGAATGCGGTGCTGGGCGCCGCGGCGCTGCTGCCGCACCGTTGGGTTGCTCTGGGCGCCGGACCGGACGGGGTCTTCGGTCCAGACAGCGCAGGCAGTTTCGGGGGATTCGGCGCCGATGTAACGGTCCGGTTGTCGCCGAACGCCCGGCAGGCGGCCGATCTCCCGTTGTGCGCGTTGCTGGCCGGCTGGGTGCGCGGACAGGTCTGCCCGGACGCGGAGGTGGTGGTGTATTCCAGCGCCGATCCCGGTGCGGCGTGGACCGCCGGGGCGCGACTGCGCGCCGAGCTGGACCAGCTGGCCGAGCCGACGGGCGTGCTGGTGCTCGCCGACGGCGCCGCCACGCTGACGCCGGCCGCACCCGGCGGCTACCACCCCGAACACCGGGAAGATCAGCGCGCTCTGGAAGAGGCGCTGATCGGCGGCGACGTCGCCGCACTGGCCGGGCTTCCCGCGCAGATCGTCGGCCGGGCGGGGTTCGCCGCACTGGCCGGGCTGGCCGGGGCGGCGCCGCGCGCTGTCAAGCAGCTCTACTGCGACGCCCCGTACGGGGTCGGCTACTTCGTGGGGGTCTGGCAGCCGTGA